The Leclercia sp. S52 genome has a segment encoding these proteins:
- the degS gene encoding outer membrane-stress sensor serine endopeptidase DegS, with protein MVLKLIRSVAIGLVVGGLLLAAMPSLRQFNQLAAPQFDSADETPASYNQAVRRAAPAVVNVYNRGLNSTSHNQLEIRTLGSGVIMDERGYIITNKHVINDADQIIVALQDGRVFEALLVGSDSLTDLAVLKITATGGLPVIPINRKRTPHIGDVVLAIGNPYNLGQTITQGIISATGRIGLNPSGRQNFLQTDASINHGNSGGALVNSLGELMGINTLSFDKSNDGETPEGIGFAIPFQLANKIMDKLIRDGRVIRGYIGIGGREIAPLHTQGGGIDQIQGIVVNEVTPSGPAAEAGMKVNDVIVSVNGKPAISALETMDQVAEIRPGSIIPVEVMRDDKKLTLQVTIQEYPATN; from the coding sequence ATGGTTTTAAAGCTCATTCGTTCGGTCGCCATCGGCCTGGTTGTAGGTGGCCTTTTACTGGCCGCGATGCCCTCTTTACGTCAGTTTAATCAGCTGGCTGCGCCGCAGTTTGACAGCGCAGATGAAACACCTGCCAGCTACAATCAGGCAGTACGCCGCGCCGCCCCTGCGGTGGTTAACGTCTATAACCGTGGGCTGAACAGCACCAGCCATAATCAGCTGGAGATCCGCACCCTCGGCTCCGGGGTGATCATGGATGAGCGCGGCTACATCATTACCAACAAACATGTGATCAACGATGCCGATCAGATCATCGTTGCGCTGCAGGATGGCCGCGTCTTTGAAGCCCTGCTGGTTGGATCCGACAGCCTTACGGATCTGGCGGTCCTCAAAATCACCGCCACCGGTGGTCTGCCGGTTATTCCTATTAACCGTAAACGTACCCCGCATATCGGCGACGTGGTGCTGGCGATCGGTAACCCCTATAACCTCGGGCAGACCATTACCCAGGGGATTATCAGCGCGACGGGTCGAATCGGCCTGAACCCTTCCGGGCGGCAGAACTTCCTGCAGACGGACGCCTCCATCAACCACGGTAACTCTGGCGGCGCGCTGGTGAACTCGCTGGGCGAACTGATGGGCATCAATACCCTCTCGTTTGACAAGAGCAACGACGGGGAAACGCCCGAAGGCATCGGCTTCGCCATCCCGTTCCAGCTGGCGAACAAGATTATGGATAAGCTCATTCGCGACGGTCGGGTGATCCGCGGCTACATTGGTATTGGCGGGCGTGAGATTGCGCCGCTGCATACCCAGGGTGGCGGCATCGACCAGATCCAGGGCATTGTGGTGAACGAAGTGACCCCTAGCGGTCCGGCGGCGGAAGCAGGCATGAAGGTTAACGACGTTATCGTTTCGGTGAACGGTAAACCGGCTATATCGGCTCTCGAGACCATGGATCAGGTGGCTGAGATCAGACCTGGCTCGATCATTCCGGTGGAAGTGATGCGCGATGATAAGAAACTGACGCTGCAGGTGACCATTCAGGAATACCCGGCCACCAACTGA
- the mdh gene encoding malate dehydrogenase, translating into MKVAVLGAAGGIGQALALLLKTQLPAGSELSLYDIAPVTPGVAVDLSHIPTAVKIKGFSGEDARPALEGADVVLISAGVARKPGMDRSDLFNVNAGIVKNLIQQVATTCPKACIGIITNPVNTTVAIAAEVLKKAGVYDKNKLFGVTTLDIIRSNTFVAELKGKQPTELEVPVIGGHSGVTILPLLSQIPGVSFTEQEVADLTKRIQNAGTEVVEAKAGGGSATLSMGQAAARFGLSLVRALQGEQGVVECAYVEGDGEHARFFSQPLLLGKNGIEERKSIGTLSAFEQQAMAGMLDTLKNDIVLGEEFVNK; encoded by the coding sequence ATGAAAGTCGCAGTCCTCGGCGCTGCTGGCGGTATCGGCCAGGCGCTTGCCCTACTACTGAAAACTCAGCTGCCTGCAGGCTCAGAACTCTCTCTGTACGACATCGCCCCGGTAACCCCTGGTGTGGCGGTTGACCTGAGCCACATCCCGACGGCTGTCAAAATCAAAGGCTTCTCCGGTGAAGATGCGCGCCCGGCGCTCGAAGGCGCAGACGTTGTGCTGATCTCCGCAGGCGTGGCGCGTAAGCCTGGCATGGATCGTTCTGACCTGTTCAACGTGAATGCCGGTATCGTTAAGAACCTGATTCAGCAGGTCGCGACAACCTGTCCGAAAGCCTGCATCGGTATCATCACTAACCCGGTTAACACCACTGTTGCTATCGCAGCAGAAGTGCTGAAAAAAGCGGGCGTGTATGACAAGAACAAACTGTTCGGCGTGACCACGCTGGACATCATCCGCTCCAACACCTTTGTGGCGGAACTGAAAGGTAAGCAGCCAACCGAGCTGGAAGTTCCGGTTATCGGTGGCCACTCTGGCGTGACCATTCTGCCACTGCTGTCCCAGATCCCTGGCGTGAGCTTCACCGAGCAGGAAGTGGCTGACCTGACCAAACGCATCCAGAACGCCGGCACCGAAGTGGTGGAAGCGAAGGCGGGTGGCGGATCTGCAACCCTCTCTATGGGTCAGGCTGCAGCACGTTTCGGTCTGTCTCTGGTGCGCGCTCTGCAGGGCGAGCAAGGCGTGGTGGAATGCGCGTACGTTGAAGGCGACGGCGAGCATGCACGCTTCTTCTCTCAGCCGCTGCTGCTGGGTAAAAACGGTATTGAAGAGCGTAAATCTATCGGCACCCTGAGCGCGTTCGAGCAGCAGGCGATGGCCGGCATGCTGGACACGCTGAAGAACGATATCGTCCTGGGCGAAGAGTTCGTTAACAAGTAA
- the argR gene encoding transcriptional regulator ArgR — protein MRISSKQEELVKAFKALLKEEKFSSQGEIVQALQEEGFENINQSKVSRMLTKFGAVRTRNAKMEMVYCLPAELGVPTTSSPLKNLVLDIDYNDAVVVIHTSPGAAQLIARLLDSLGKAEGILGTIAGDDTIFTTPANGFSVKDLYEAILVLFEQEL, from the coding sequence ATGCGAATCTCTTCTAAACAAGAAGAATTGGTTAAGGCGTTCAAAGCGCTGCTTAAAGAAGAAAAGTTTAGTTCTCAGGGTGAGATCGTTCAGGCCTTACAGGAAGAAGGCTTCGAAAATATCAACCAGTCGAAAGTCTCCCGCATGTTAACCAAGTTTGGCGCAGTGCGTACCCGCAACGCCAAAATGGAGATGGTCTACTGTCTGCCAGCTGAGCTGGGCGTACCGACAACCTCGAGCCCGCTGAAGAATCTGGTGCTGGATATCGACTATAACGATGCCGTGGTGGTGATCCACACCAGCCCGGGCGCAGCCCAGCTGATTGCGCGTCTGCTCGACTCGCTCGGGAAAGCAGAAGGTATTCTCGGCACCATCGCCGGTGACGATACAATCTTCACGACCCCGGCCAATGGTTTTTCGGTGAAAGACCTCTACGAAGCCATTCTGGTTCTGTTCGAACAGGAACTCTGA
- the yhcN gene encoding peroxide/acid stress response protein YhcN, producing MKIKTTVATLSILSVLSFGAFAADAINAEQAQSRESIGTVSVGAIGTSPMDMNQMLKEKAQEQGASSYRVIEARTGDHWHATAELYK from the coding sequence ATGAAAATCAAAACTACCGTAGCCACACTAAGCATTCTGTCTGTTCTGTCTTTCGGTGCATTTGCTGCCGATGCGATTAACGCCGAGCAGGCCCAGTCCCGTGAATCTATCGGTACCGTTTCTGTCGGTGCAATCGGTACTTCTCCGATGGACATGAATCAGATGCTGAAAGAAAAAGCGCAGGAACAGGGTGCCTCATCCTATCGCGTTATCGAAGCGCGTACCGGTGACCACTGGCATGCCACTGCTGAGCTCTACAAATAA
- the yhcN gene encoding peroxide/acid stress response protein YhcN: protein MNTKLIIATLGLASVLSFGASAAVHQVTAEQAQGLQSLGSVGVTEVAGSPMDVRQALAAKAEKAGASSYRITELNTGDHWHATAELYK from the coding sequence ATGAACACTAAATTAATCATCGCCACCCTTGGTTTAGCTTCCGTTCTCTCATTCGGTGCCAGCGCAGCTGTGCATCAGGTTACCGCGGAACAAGCACAAGGCCTGCAATCACTGGGTAGCGTAGGCGTTACCGAAGTTGCCGGTTCTCCAATGGATGTCCGTCAGGCCCTGGCAGCAAAAGCTGAAAAAGCCGGCGCCAGCAGCTATCGCATTACCGAGTTGAATACAGGCGACCACTGGCATGCCACGGCCGAGCTGTACAAATAA
- a CDS encoding barstar family protein, which produces MNIYTFDFDEIDSQEDFYREFSRTFGIARESVTNLDSLWEIVTGNQLPLPLEIEFTHLPEKLRRRFGALILLFDEAEEELEGQIRFNVRP; this is translated from the coding sequence ATGAATATCTATACGTTTGATTTTGATGAAATCGACAGTCAGGAAGACTTTTACCGTGAGTTTTCACGTACCTTTGGCATCGCGCGGGAGAGCGTGACAAACCTGGATTCTCTGTGGGAGATCGTGACCGGCAACCAGCTGCCGTTACCGCTTGAAATCGAATTTACCCATTTGCCGGAGAAGCTGCGCAGGCGTTTCGGTGCGCTTATCCTGCTATTTGATGAGGCGGAAGAGGAGCTGGAAGGTCAGATCCGCTTTAACGTTCGTCCGTAA
- the aaeB gene encoding p-hydroxybenzoic acid efflux pump subunit AaeB encodes MGIFSIANQHLRFAIKLAFAIVLALFVGFHFQLETPRWAVLTAAIVAAGPAFAAGGEPYSGAIRYRGMLRIVGTFIGCIAALTIVILMIRTPLLMLMVCCIWAGFCTWISSLVRVENSYAWGLSGYTALIIIITIQTNPLLAPQFAVERCSEIVMGIVCAIVADLLFSPRSIKQEVDRELDALIVAQYQLMQLCIKHGDSEEVDNAWSALVRRTTALEGMRSNLNMESSRWSRANRRLKALNTVSLTLITQACETYLIQNTRPEAVTETFREQFATPVATVQDVHKQLKRMRRIIAWTGERDTPVTIYTWVGAATRYLLLKRGVIGNTKISATEEEVLQGEVVVKAESAERHHAMVNFWRTTLACMLGTLFWLWTGWTSGSGAMVMIAVVTSLAMRLPNPRMVALDFLYGTLAALPLGAFYFLVVLPSTQQSMLLLCISLAVMAFFIGIEVQKRRLGSLGALASTINILVLDNPMTFHFSQFLDSALGQIVGCFLAMMVILLVRDNSQARTGRVLLNQFVSAAVSAMTTNTARRKENHLPALYQQLFLLLNKFPGDIARFRLALTLIIAHQRLRNAPVPVNDDLSAFHRQLRRTADHVISATSDDKRRRYFAQLLEELDIYQEKLRIWEAPRQVTEPVQRLVGMLHRYQNVLTDS; translated from the coding sequence ATGGGCATCTTCTCCATCGCCAATCAGCACCTGCGCTTTGCGATTAAGCTGGCCTTTGCCATCGTGCTGGCGCTGTTTGTCGGCTTTCACTTTCAGCTGGAAACACCCCGCTGGGCGGTGCTGACCGCGGCGATTGTTGCCGCCGGCCCGGCGTTTGCCGCGGGCGGCGAGCCTTACTCCGGCGCAATACGCTATCGCGGGATGCTGCGTATTGTCGGCACCTTTATCGGCTGTATTGCCGCGCTGACCATCGTGATCCTGATGATCCGCACCCCGCTGCTGATGCTGATGGTGTGCTGTATCTGGGCTGGTTTTTGCACCTGGATCTCCTCTCTGGTGCGGGTAGAAAACTCCTACGCCTGGGGCCTTTCCGGCTATACCGCGCTGATCATTATCATCACCATTCAGACCAACCCGCTGCTGGCGCCGCAGTTTGCCGTGGAGCGCTGCAGCGAGATCGTGATGGGGATTGTCTGTGCGATCGTGGCGGATCTGCTCTTCTCCCCCCGCTCCATTAAGCAGGAGGTGGATCGCGAGCTGGATGCGCTGATCGTTGCCCAGTATCAGCTGATGCAGCTGTGCATTAAGCATGGCGACAGCGAAGAGGTGGATAACGCCTGGAGCGCGCTGGTGCGCCGTACCACCGCTCTGGAAGGAATGCGCAGCAACCTCAATATGGAGTCGTCGCGCTGGTCGCGGGCCAACCGCCGCCTGAAGGCGCTCAATACCGTCTCCTTAACCCTGATCACCCAGGCCTGCGAAACCTATCTGATCCAGAACACCCGTCCCGAGGCGGTCACCGAGACCTTCCGGGAGCAGTTCGCCACTCCCGTCGCCACCGTGCAGGATGTGCATAAACAGCTGAAACGCATGCGGCGGATCATTGCCTGGACCGGCGAGCGCGACACCCCTGTGACCATCTACACCTGGGTTGGCGCGGCGACGCGCTACCTGCTTCTTAAACGTGGCGTGATCGGCAATACCAAAATCAGCGCCACCGAAGAGGAGGTGCTTCAGGGTGAGGTAGTGGTTAAAGCCGAGTCGGCGGAACGTCACCACGCGATGGTGAACTTCTGGCGCACCACGCTCGCCTGTATGCTGGGAACGCTGTTCTGGCTGTGGACCGGCTGGACATCCGGCAGCGGTGCCATGGTGATGATCGCCGTGGTCACCTCTCTGGCGATGCGTCTGCCGAATCCGCGGATGGTGGCGCTCGATTTTCTGTACGGCACCCTGGCAGCACTGCCGCTTGGCGCGTTCTATTTCCTGGTGGTTCTGCCCTCGACCCAGCAAAGCATGCTGCTGCTCTGTATCAGCCTTGCCGTGATGGCCTTCTTTATTGGTATTGAGGTCCAGAAGCGACGCCTGGGTTCGCTCGGGGCGCTGGCCAGTACCATCAATATTCTGGTGCTGGATAACCCGATGACGTTTCACTTCAGCCAGTTCCTCGACAGCGCGCTGGGGCAGATTGTCGGCTGTTTCCTTGCGATGATGGTTATTCTGCTGGTGCGTGATAACTCCCAGGCCCGCACCGGCCGCGTGCTGCTGAACCAGTTTGTTTCCGCTGCTGTTTCCGCGATGACCACCAACACTGCCCGGCGCAAAGAGAACCATCTGCCCGCGCTCTATCAGCAGCTGTTCTTACTGCTGAACAAATTCCCGGGCGACATCGCCAGATTCCGCCTGGCCCTGACCCTGATCATCGCCCACCAGCGTCTGCGCAATGCACCGGTGCCGGTTAATGACGATCTCTCGGCATTCCACCGCCAGCTGCGGCGCACCGCCGATCATGTGATTTCGGCCACCAGCGACGATAAGCGGCGACGCTATTTTGCTCAGCTGCTTGAGGAGCTGGATATCTACCAGGAAAAACTGCGCATCTGGGAGGCGCCGCGACAGGTGACCGAACCGGTGCAGCGGCTGGTGGGGATGCTGCATCGCTACCAGAATGTGCTCACCGACAGCTGA
- the aaeA gene encoding p-hydroxybenzoic acid efflux pump subunit AaeA: MKTLTRKISRTAITVALVILAFIAIFRAWVYYTESPWTRDARFSADIVAIAPDVAGLITAVNVHDNQLVKKDQVLFTVDQPRYQKALEEAEADVAYYQALAAEKRREAGRRNQLGVQAMSREEIDQSNNVLQTVLHQLAKAEATRDLAKLDLERTVIRAPSDGWVTNLNVYTGEFITRGSTAVALVKQHSFYVLAYMEETKLENVRPGYRAEITPLGSNRVLKGTVDSVAAGVTNSSATRDSKGMATVDSNLEWVRLAQRVPVRIRLDEQQGNLWPAGTTATVVITGEKDRDASHDSLFRKIAHRLREFG, translated from the coding sequence GTGAAAACGCTAACAAGAAAAATCTCCCGTACCGCCATTACCGTGGCGCTGGTTATCCTCGCGTTCATCGCTATTTTTCGCGCGTGGGTTTACTACACCGAGTCCCCTTGGACTCGCGATGCGCGCTTTAGCGCCGACATCGTTGCCATTGCCCCGGACGTGGCAGGCCTGATCACTGCCGTCAATGTGCATGACAACCAGCTGGTGAAAAAGGATCAGGTGCTGTTTACCGTTGACCAGCCGCGCTACCAGAAAGCGCTGGAAGAAGCGGAAGCGGACGTCGCCTACTACCAGGCGCTGGCCGCGGAAAAACGTCGCGAGGCGGGGCGCCGTAATCAGCTCGGGGTGCAGGCGATGTCCCGCGAGGAGATCGACCAGTCCAACAACGTGCTGCAAACCGTGCTGCATCAGCTGGCGAAGGCCGAGGCCACCCGCGATCTGGCGAAGCTCGATCTTGAGCGTACCGTGATCCGCGCCCCGTCCGACGGCTGGGTGACCAACCTCAACGTCTACACCGGTGAATTTATTACCCGCGGCTCTACCGCCGTGGCGCTGGTCAAACAGCACTCCTTCTACGTGCTGGCCTATATGGAAGAGACCAAGCTGGAGAACGTCCGTCCGGGCTATCGGGCCGAAATCACCCCGCTGGGCAGCAATCGTGTTCTGAAAGGGACGGTCGACAGCGTGGCGGCAGGGGTGACCAACTCCAGCGCCACCCGCGACAGCAAAGGGATGGCGACCGTCGATTCCAATCTGGAGTGGGTGCGTCTGGCGCAGCGCGTGCCGGTGCGTATTCGTCTGGATGAACAGCAGGGCAACCTGTGGCCTGCAGGCACTACCGCTACGGTGGTGATCACCGGCGAGAAAGATCGTGACGCCAGCCATGACTCGCTATTCCGCAAAATTGCCCACCGCCTGCGTGAGTTCGGTTAA
- the aaeX gene encoding p-hydroxybenzoic acid efflux pump operon protein AaeX — MSLFPVIVVFGLSFPPIFFELLLSLAIFWLVRKVLAPTGIYDFVWHPALFNSALYCCLFYLVSRLFV, encoded by the coding sequence ATGAGTCTGTTTCCCGTTATCGTGGTGTTCGGATTGTCGTTCCCTCCGATATTCTTCGAACTTCTTTTATCACTGGCGATTTTTTGGCTGGTGCGAAAGGTGCTGGCTCCAACTGGGATCTATGATTTCGTCTGGCACCCTGCATTGTTCAATTCCGCGCTGTATTGCTGCCTGTTCTATCTGGTATCGCGACTGTTTGTTTGA
- the aaeR gene encoding HTH-type transcriptional activator AaeR, translated as MERLKRMSVFAKVVELGSFTAAARQLQMSVSSISQTVAKLEDDLQVKLLNRSTRSLGLTEAGKIYYQGCRRMLYEAQAVHEQLYAFNNTPIGTLRIGCSSTMAQNVLAEMTAEMLQEYPGLTVNLVTGIPAPDLIADGLDVVIRVGALQDSSLFSRRLGSMPMVVCAAKKYLARAGIPEKPADLSNHAWLEYSVRPDNEFELVAPEGLSTKLLPQGRFVTNDPMTISRWLVAGAGIAYVPLMWVINEINSGELEILFPRYQSDPRPVYAVYTEKDKLPLKVQVCINYLTDYFVQVAALFQEMRGRKE; from the coding sequence ATGGAACGTCTAAAACGGATGTCGGTTTTTGCCAAAGTCGTTGAGCTGGGCTCCTTTACCGCCGCGGCCAGGCAACTGCAGATGAGCGTCTCGTCAATCAGTCAGACCGTCGCCAAACTGGAAGATGACCTCCAGGTGAAGCTTCTCAACCGCAGCACCCGCAGCCTGGGGCTGACCGAAGCCGGCAAAATTTATTATCAGGGCTGTCGGCGGATGTTGTATGAGGCCCAGGCGGTGCATGAGCAACTCTACGCCTTTAACAACACCCCCATCGGCACGCTGCGCATCGGCTGCTCTTCAACTATGGCACAAAATGTCCTGGCTGAAATGACCGCCGAGATGTTGCAGGAGTATCCGGGGCTGACGGTCAATCTGGTCACCGGCATTCCCGCCCCGGACCTGATTGCCGATGGGCTGGATGTGGTGATCCGCGTCGGGGCATTACAGGACTCCAGCCTCTTCTCCCGCCGTCTGGGCAGTATGCCGATGGTGGTGTGCGCGGCGAAAAAGTATCTCGCCAGAGCCGGGATCCCGGAGAAACCGGCGGATCTCAGCAATCACGCCTGGCTGGAGTACAGCGTGCGCCCGGATAATGAATTTGAGCTGGTCGCGCCGGAAGGGCTCTCAACAAAACTGCTGCCGCAGGGGCGCTTTGTCACCAACGATCCGATGACCATCTCCCGCTGGCTGGTGGCCGGGGCCGGGATCGCCTACGTCCCGCTGATGTGGGTGATCAACGAGATCAACAGCGGCGAGCTGGAGATCCTCTTCCCGCGCTATCAGTCGGATCCGCGCCCGGTGTATGCGGTCTATACCGAAAAGGACAAACTGCCGCTGAAGGTGCAGGTGTGCATTAACTATCTGACGGACTATTTCGTGCAGGTGGCGGCGCTGTTTCAGGAGATGCGGGGAAGGAAGGAATAA
- the tldD gene encoding metalloprotease TldD codes for MSLNLVSEHLLAANGLSHQDLFSILGQLTERRLDYGDLYFQSSYHESWVLEDSIIKDGSYNIDQGVGVRAVSGEKTGFAYADQISLTALQQSAQAARTIVRDSGDGRVKTLGEVQHSALYTSVDPLQSMSREEKLDILRRVDKVARAEDKRVQEVSASLSGVYELILVAATDGTLAADVRPLVRLSVSVLVEEDGKRERGSSGGGGRFGYEWFLNPVEGEVRADAWAKEAVRMALVNLSAVAAPAGTLPVVLGAGWPGVLLHEAVGHGLEGDFNRRGTSVFSGHMGELVASELCTVVDDGTMTDRRGSVSIDDEGTPGQYNVLIENGILKGYMQDKLNARLMGVAPTGNGRRESYAHLPMPRMTNTYMLAGKSTPQEIIESVEYGIYAPNFGGGQVDITSGKFVFSTSEAYLIEKGKVTKAVKGATLIGSGIEAMQQISMVGNDLKLDNGVGVCGKEGQSLPVGVGQPTLKVDNLTVGGTA; via the coding sequence ATGAGTCTGAACCTGGTAAGTGAACATTTGCTGGCAGCGAACGGCCTGAGCCATCAGGACCTGTTTTCCATTCTTGGTCAACTGACCGAACGCCGTCTCGACTACGGCGATCTCTACTTTCAGTCGAGCTATCACGAATCCTGGGTTTTAGAAGACAGCATCATCAAAGATGGCTCTTATAACATCGACCAGGGCGTCGGTGTCCGCGCCGTCAGCGGCGAGAAAACCGGTTTTGCCTATGCGGACCAGATTAGCCTGACCGCCCTGCAGCAGAGCGCGCAGGCGGCACGCACCATCGTGCGCGACAGCGGTGACGGCCGGGTGAAAACCCTGGGCGAAGTGCAGCACTCTGCGCTCTACACCAGCGTCGATCCGCTGCAAAGCATGAGCCGGGAAGAGAAGCTGGATATCCTGCGCCGGGTGGACAAAGTTGCCCGTGCGGAAGATAAGCGCGTGCAGGAAGTCTCTGCCAGCCTGAGCGGCGTGTACGAGCTGATCCTGGTGGCGGCAACCGATGGCACCCTGGCCGCCGACGTGCGTCCGCTGGTCCGTCTCTCCGTCAGCGTGCTGGTGGAGGAGGACGGCAAACGCGAGCGCGGCTCCAGCGGCGGCGGCGGTCGTTTTGGTTACGAATGGTTCCTGAACCCGGTCGAAGGCGAAGTGCGTGCCGACGCCTGGGCGAAAGAGGCGGTGCGAATGGCGCTGGTCAACCTCTCTGCCGTAGCAGCGCCTGCGGGCACCCTGCCGGTGGTACTGGGCGCGGGCTGGCCTGGCGTGCTGCTGCACGAAGCGGTGGGTCACGGTCTGGAAGGCGACTTCAACCGTCGCGGCACCTCGGTCTTCAGCGGCCATATGGGTGAGCTGGTGGCCTCTGAGCTCTGCACCGTGGTGGATGACGGCACCATGACCGATCGTCGTGGCTCGGTCTCTATCGACGACGAAGGGACGCCGGGTCAGTACAACGTGCTGATCGAGAACGGGATCCTGAAAGGCTACATGCAGGACAAGCTGAATGCCCGCCTGATGGGTGTGGCTCCAACCGGTAACGGCCGTCGCGAATCCTACGCGCACCTGCCGATGCCGCGTATGACCAACACCTATATGCTCGCGGGTAAATCCACGCCGCAGGAGATCATCGAGTCGGTGGAGTACGGCATCTATGCGCCAAACTTCGGCGGCGGCCAGGTGGATATCACCTCCGGCAAATTTGTCTTCTCGACCTCAGAAGCCTATCTGATCGAGAAGGGCAAAGTGACCAAAGCGGTGAAGGGCGCAACCCTGATCGGTTCCGGCATCGAAGCGATGCAGCAGATCTCGATGGTCGGTAACGATCTTAAGCTGGATAACGGCGTCGGTGTCTGTGGCAAAGAGGGCCAGAGCCTGCCGGTAGGTGTCGGCCAACCGACCCTGAAGGTGGATAACCTGACCGTCGGCGGTACCGCGTAA
- the rng gene encoding ribonuclease G: protein MTAELLVNVTPSETRVAYIDGGILQEIHIEREARRGIVGNIYKGRVSRVLPGMQAAFVDIGLDKAAFLHASDIMPHTECVAGEEQKQFTVRDISELVRQGQDLMVQVVKDPLGTKGARLTTDITLPSRYLVFMPGASHVGVSQRIESESERDRLKKVVGAYCDEQGGFIIRTAAEGISEEDLASDAAYLKRVWTKVMERKKRNQTRYQLYGELALAQRVLRDFADAQLDRIRVDSRLTYDALLEFTAEYIPEMPGLLEHYTGRQPIFDLYDVENEIQRALERKVELKSGGYLIIDQTEAMTTVDINTGAFVGHRNLDDTIFNTNIEATQAIARQLRLRNLGGIIIIDFIDMSNEDHRRRVLHSLEQALSKDRVKTSINGFSQLGLVEMTRKRTRESVEHVLCNECPTCHGRGTVKTVETVCYEIMREIVRVHHAYDSDRFLVYASPSVAEALKGEESHALAEVEIFVGKQVKVQIEPLYNPEQFDVVMM, encoded by the coding sequence ATGACGGCTGAATTGTTGGTAAACGTAACGCCCTCGGAAACCCGTGTGGCCTATATCGATGGCGGAATTCTTCAGGAAATTCATATCGAGCGTGAAGCGCGGCGCGGAATAGTAGGCAATATCTACAAAGGTCGTGTCAGTCGTGTACTACCGGGTATGCAGGCGGCATTTGTAGATATTGGCCTCGATAAAGCGGCCTTCTTACATGCTTCCGATATCATGCCGCACACCGAATGCGTGGCGGGTGAAGAGCAAAAGCAGTTTACCGTTCGTGATATCTCCGAGCTGGTGCGTCAGGGCCAGGATCTGATGGTGCAGGTGGTGAAAGATCCGCTGGGCACCAAAGGCGCGCGCCTGACCACCGACATCACCTTACCTTCCCGTTATCTGGTCTTTATGCCTGGCGCTTCTCACGTTGGCGTTTCCCAGCGTATCGAGAGCGAAAGCGAGCGCGATCGGCTGAAAAAAGTGGTCGGCGCGTACTGCGATGAGCAGGGCGGGTTTATCATTCGCACCGCCGCAGAGGGGATCAGCGAAGAAGATCTGGCCTCGGATGCCGCCTACCTGAAACGCGTCTGGACCAAAGTGATGGAGCGTAAAAAACGCAACCAGACCCGCTATCAGCTGTACGGTGAGCTGGCCCTTGCCCAGCGCGTCCTGCGCGACTTCGCCGATGCCCAGCTGGATCGCATCCGCGTCGATTCCCGTCTGACCTATGACGCGCTGCTCGAATTTACCGCCGAGTACATTCCGGAAATGCCGGGCCTGCTGGAGCACTACACCGGGCGTCAGCCGATCTTCGATCTCTATGATGTCGAGAACGAAATCCAGCGCGCGCTGGAGCGCAAGGTCGAGCTCAAGTCCGGCGGCTATCTGATTATCGACCAGACCGAAGCGATGACCACCGTGGATATCAACACCGGGGCGTTTGTCGGTCACCGCAATCTGGACGACACCATTTTCAATACCAACATTGAAGCGACGCAGGCCATTGCGCGTCAGCTTCGCCTGCGCAATCTGGGTGGCATCATCATCATCGACTTTATCGATATGAGTAACGAAGACCACCGCCGCCGCGTGCTGCACTCCCTGGAGCAGGCGCTGAGCAAAGATCGCGTGAAAACCAGCATCAACGGCTTCTCCCAGCTGGGTCTGGTTGAGATGACCCGCAAACGCACCCGTGAAAGCGTGGAGCATGTGCTGTGCAACGAGTGCCCGACCTGCCACGGCCGCGGCACGGTAAAGACGGTAGAGACGGTCTGCTACGAGATCATGCGTGAGATCGTTCGCGTGCATCACGCCTACGACTCCGACCGCTTCCTGGTCTATGCTTCTCCTTCGGTGGCGGAAGCCCTGAAAGGAGAAGAGTCCCACGCGCTGGCAGAAGTGGAAATCTTTGTCGGCAAACAGGTAAAGGTACAGATAGAGCCGCTCTATAACCCGGAGCAGTTTGACGTGGTGATGATGTAA